The Streptomyces sp. cg36 genomic interval GGCGCCGGTGCCAACGAGGAATTCCTCGCCCCGTTCGTCGCCGCGCACCGCGACGAGATCACCCTGGCCACCAAGTTCGCCTTCGAATTCCGCGCCGACGACCCGACCCACCGGGCCATCAACAACGACCCGGCCTACATCAGGCGGGCCGCCGAGGACAGCCTGCGCCGTCTCGGCGTCGAGGTCATCGACCTCTACTACATGCACCGCCGCGACCCCGCCGTCCCGCTCGCCGAATCCGTCGGCGCCATGGCCGAACTGGTACGGGAGGGCAAGGTCAGGCACCTCGGCCTCAGCGAGGTGACCGGCGCCGAACTGCGCGAGGCGCACGCCGTGCACCCCATCACGGCCATCCAGTCGGAGTGGTCCCTGTTCAGCCGGGACGTGGAGCGCGACGTGGTCGGCACGGCCGCCGAGCTCGGGGTCGCGTTCGTCCCGTACTCGCCGCTCGGACGGGGCTTCCTGGCAGGTTCCTTCACGGACGCGGCCAAGGAACTCTCCGGCGGTGACTTCCGGCAGTCCCAGCCGCGCTTCTCCGGCGACAACGCCAGGACGAACGCGGCTCTCCTCGCCCCCCTGCACAAGATCGCGTCCGACCACGGCGTCACCGCGGCCCAGGTCGCCCTGGCCTGGGTCCACCGGCGGGCCGAGGAGCACGGCCTGGCCGTCGTGCCGATCCCCGGAACCCGCAAGCGCGCACGCCTCCTTGAGAACGCCGCGGCCACCCGGATCACGCTCACCCCCGAGGAGCTGGCGCTCCTGGAGCCGATCGGCGGCCAGGTGGCGGGCGACCGTTACGCGGACATGTCCCTCACCTCGGCGGGCCGGGAGGAAGAAGAGCGGTCCGCGCGCTGAACCGGAGCCGAGCCGGGGCGCGTCCTTCGGATCCTGTCGGCTTCCGTCCCGCCGCGCCGTCGCGGTGGGACCGAATCCCGCGCCCCAGGCAGGATCCGAAGGACACGCCCCAGGCAGGATCCGAAAGACGCACCCCAGGGCTCAGACGGTCGCCAACAGCACCTCCAGCGCGTTCGCCGTCTCCGGGTGACGGCCGAGCAGCGGTACGCCCCCGGGTGCCGGCGCCTCCCACGCGTCCCCGCATCCCAGCAGGTCCGCCAGCGCGTCGCACGCCGTGGGATGCGCGGCGAGCAGTGCGAGCCCCGGGGCGTCGGAGGCGGGCCGCGCGGTGGAGGTGCCCGCCGTGAGCGGCTGGGCCCGCCACGGCGGCACCCACGCGTCCAGTGCCGCCAGTCGGCCGGGATAGATCCGCCCGGCCTCCCGGATCAGGAGCGGAGCCAGCTCCGCGCCGCCCGCGCGCAGCGTGGTGATCAGGGTCGGCAGCCAGGGCAGGAGGACCGGGTCCGGCAGTCGGCCGAAGGCGTTCGACACCGCCTCGACCACGAAGTCCGTGAGGCCCGGCACCGGCTCCAGGGCCTGCACGAAACCGCTGAGATAGCGCGGATAGGCGGGCAGCACCATCGGATTGGCCAGCAGCTCGTCGCACCGCTCGCGCAGCTCGGCGCGGGAGACCCGGCCGAGCTGGGTCTGGGCGGCCCAGAGCAGCGCCGTCTTCGACGGGTCGTCCGGATGCGACTGGGCGACCGCCAGCTCCAGCTGGGTGCGGTCGCAGCCGAGCGACAGCGCCAGGCCCTCCATGCTGAACAGGAAGCCCAGCATCGCCGCCACCTGGCGGACCGTGGCGTCCTCGTCGGTGAACGCCGTCGGCAGCAGCGTGCAGTAGTGCGCGTAACCGGTCTTGACGAAGGACTCGATCCACGGCGGCAGCAACGGCTCACTGGTGCGGTAGTACGCCAGCAGTCGGCGCACCCGGCGCAGCACCTCGGGGGCGCCGTCCACACCGCGTTCGGCCGAGAGGACCTCCAGCGCGCGCGTGCCGAGTTCGTCGGAGAGACGGCGGCTGCGCAGATACAGGGTCGCGTCCTCGACGGCTTCGAGGACGGTCGCCGCCGTGGCCTGTGGTGCGTACGCCGTGCGGCGCAGGCGCTGCTCCAGGACCTGCTCGATGCTCACCCCCTCGTACCCCAGCTCGATGAGCGCCCGTTGATGGGTGCCGAGCGCCAGGTCCCAGGACTCCTGGATCGGCTGCTCGCCCAGCTTCCGCTCGCCCATGATCGGGCGCGCGGCGCCCTGCGGCATCAGATGGCGCAGCATCCACAGGACGTCGGAGCAGCGCCCCAGCTCCGGCCGCCCCGCCACATCCAGCAGCGCGCGCTGCACACCGCGCTGCTGGAGCTTGAGGCCGAGCGGGGCGAGCCGGTCGTGGACGTCCCGGGCCAGGGGCGGCAGGGCGTCGTAGCCGACCTGGCCGATCCGGTCGCCGCCCATCATGATCTCCACCAGGCGGCGCACATCGCGCCGGCCCGGCACGGAGTCCTTCTCGATGCAGGTGACGGCCGCGTCCTGGAAGTCGTACGGCGTGGGCCTGGCCCGGTCGCGCATCCCGGCCAGCAGGATCGACGTCTCGAACACGGCGATGGCGTCGGCGGTGGAGGCCAGATAACCGTTGCGCCGTGCGGCCCGCACGATCTCCACCGACCAGCCGAGCAGTTCGGCCTCGTCGAGCGGGTCCAGCACGGGCGGCCGGTGCAGGAAGCCCGTCAGCCTGTCCGAGGGGGCCGCCGGTGGCGCTGCCGGGGGCATCGCCCTGGCCGCGCCCTTCTTGGCGCTCGGCTTCTTCGCGCCCGCCTGCCCCGCCAGCCGGTACGGCTCGACCCGGGTGCGCCGCAGGTTCTTCGCCCAGAGCGTCGCGGCGATCGACACCGAACCCCCGGCCAGTCCGAACTGGGCCTCGATCGCCGCATGGCTGGAGGGGATCAGACCGTGCTGCCACTTGGTGGCGGTGCGCGGGCCGATCTCGTACGTGTCGCTGCCCCCGACCCCGAACTCCGCGACCCGGCTGGCCGCGTGGAAGGCGCCGCACACGTAGAGGCAGTCGGCGGGGTCCGCGCCGCTCGCCGCGAGATGCTCGCGCATCCTGGTCCACATGTAGCGCTCGCGGTCCTCGTCCACCCGTACCCGGTGGCTGTCGCCGGGTGCGAGATGCCGGAAGAGGCTGCCGATCAGGAGCATGACCTGGCGGTAGGTGTCGTGGTCGCTGTCGCCCAGGGGCAGTTCGACGTACTGGTGCCACCACTCCGACCAGTGCCGCACCTTGCCGTGCCGCAGCAGGTGCTCCTCCAGTTCGGCGAAGCGCGGGCGCAGGTCGCCGATCTCCACACCGACCGCGTCACCGTGCAGCGCGGCCTCCTCCTCGGCGGGCGGCGCGTCCGGACCGGCCGGCTCGGGGGAGTGCGCGGCGCGCTCGTCCCACTGGAAGACGTGGTCGGAGGAACGGTCGACCAGGACCAGTTCGACCCCCGGGGTGTCCAGGGCGTACGCGATCGCCTGGTACTCCGCCGACGCCTCGGTGATCGGCGCGACCACGGAGAGCGGCGACCAGTCGGCCGGGAAGCCGTCGACCTCGGTCGCGAACGCCTGGACCGCCACCGGCAGTCGGCAGTTGCGCAGTTCGGTCAGGAGCGGCGCCATGTCCTCGCACAGCTCCAGATAGACCACCTTGGGCCGCTTCTCGCGCAGCCTGCGCGCCATCGCTAGCGCCGAGGCGGGCGAGTGGTGGCAGACGGGGAAGATCTCCAGCGGCTCGCGCACCGCCCGGTCGACGTCCTCGACGATGCCCAGGAGGATGCCCTCCAGGGCGTCGGGCCCGTCCGCGAACGCCGTCGCGGCCTGCTGCAACTGGCCGCGCAGCGCGTCGAAGGTCTCGTCCCGCATGGTGCTCCTCTCGTGTGTTCCGCCGCCGTCCCGCAGCGCGGCCGGATGGTCCGCGCCGCTCATGACAGGGTGGCGATCGCGTCGCGTCCGGCCTCCAGGAACTCCGGCCAGGCGCCGCCCTCTTCCTTGCCGCGCGGCTCGACGACCCCGTGCAGATACTTGTTGAGGATCGCCAGGTCCTCGGGCTCGCGGCGGGCCAGCGAGCCGACGAGCGAGGTGGCCAGGGTGTGGGCGGTGAGGGCGCGCTCGCCGAAGAAGTTGCTGTGCAGGATGGCGTCTTCGAGTACGCCGATCTGCTCGGCGGTGGACAGCGCGGACTCCAGCTTCTCGTCGTCGCTGCCCGCCGCTGCCGCCGAGGCACGCAGATCGGCGAAGCTCTGGAGCAGCACGTCGAGGAGCGTCGGCGGCACGTCCAGCTCGATCTGGTGGCGGCGCAGGAGCTCCTCGGTGCGGAAGCGGACGATCTCGGCCTCGCTCTTCTTGTTCGTCACCACCGGGATGCGGACGAAGTTGAAGCGGCGCTTGAGCGCCGAGGACAGGTCGTTGACGCCCCGGTCGCGGCTGTTGGCGGTCGCGATGATGGAGAAACCGGGCTGGGCGAAGACGATGTTGTCGTTGCCGTCGCTGTTCAGCTCGGGGACCGAGATGTACTTCTCGGACAGGATCGAGATCAGCGCGTCCTGGACGTCGCTGGTGGAACGGGTGAGTTCCTCGAAGCGGCCGATGGCGCCGGTCTCCATCGCGGTCATGATGGGGGAGGGGATCATCGACTCCCGCGACTGGCCCTTGGCGATGACCATGG includes:
- a CDS encoding aldo/keto reductase, encoding MSNSIDIQEIRKVELGTGGPLVGVQGFGAMGISTAYGRTDDAAARDTLAATVEAGVTLIDTADMYGAGANEEFLAPFVAAHRDEITLATKFAFEFRADDPTHRAINNDPAYIRRAAEDSLRRLGVEVIDLYYMHRRDPAVPLAESVGAMAELVREGKVRHLGLSEVTGAELREAHAVHPITAIQSEWSLFSRDVERDVVGTAAELGVAFVPYSPLGRGFLAGSFTDAAKELSGGDFRQSQPRFSGDNARTNAALLAPLHKIASDHGVTAAQVALAWVHRRAEEHGLAVVPIPGTRKRARLLENAAATRITLTPEELALLEPIGGQVAGDRYADMSLTSAGREEEERSAR
- a CDS encoding AAA family ATPase, with amino-acid sequence MSDLLRAPAELKYAEELDWLESIDDGPKPFSWRLSPKMVRLFILGSERADGLDREVSQKWFGDRSFVERSIVTLASDRGLLLIGDPGTGKSWLAELLSAAISRNSTLVVQGTAGTTEDHIKYSWNVSMVIAKGQSRESMIPSPIMTAMETGAIGRFEELTRSTSDVQDALISILSEKYISVPELNSDGNDNIVFAQPGFSIIATANSRDRGVNDLSSALKRRFNFVRIPVVTNKKSEAEIVRFRTEELLRRHQIELDVPPTLLDVLLQSFADLRASAAAAGSDDEKLESALSTAEQIGVLEDAILHSNFFGERALTAHTLATSLVGSLARREPEDLAILNKYLHGVVEPRGKEEGGAWPEFLEAGRDAIATLS